The DNA window CTACTTATTTACTACTCTGGGCAACTTTGTTTGCTAACTGCTAGTTAGCTGCGTTCATTCAATGCGACCAAGCCAATTAGCCACTACTAGTCAGTTAACgaacagctagctaacgttaattgtTGTTATGCAGGTCTATTGGCCCATCCAAATGTCAGCGAGAATGATTCATGTAGTTAGTTAACTAGAATGTACAAATTCAGCCAAGACTTCCAAGAGCCAGACAAACTTAATTCATAAACATGGCATACATAACGTTAGATTGACTGAAAGAGCTCACTGACAAGTAAACTTATTGTTTTGTTCATCTGACTATCCTAGATGATATAATTCGTTTGAACAAGAAAGAGCAACAAGCAAGGAGGCCGAGCCCGGGGAACCGCAGGCCACTACAGAAGGGGAAGGTCTTTGTCCAAGGGAGGCCAGTTGTAGCGAGGGCCAGGGGACAGACCCAAAGAGGTGTGTACAGTAGTTTTGTTTGTGGTGCTCATCACTGCAGCTAGTtctctattgactataaactaggtggttcgagccctgaaggctgatttggctgacagccgtggtatttCAGATCATatatcacgggtatgacaaaatatttatttttactgctctgattactaagggctgtatccaggcactccgctttgcgttgtttgtaagaagagcccttagccgtggtatattggccatataccacaacccttgggcggcaggtagcctagtggttagagagttgggccagtaaccgaaaagttgctagatcgaatccctgagctgacaaggtaaacatctgtcgttctacccctgaacaaggcagttaacccactgttcctaggacgtcattgtaaataagaatttgttcttaactgacttgtctagttaaataaaggttaaatatatatatttgtttaaaatATTGCTTAAATGACTTCATATAATCATGCCTGGGATATTTGAAATGCCAGAGAACTAGTTAGACCTTCCAATACATCACATCAATTGGATTCTCCACATGAATAAGAAGCCGTGTCATTTCCAGGAGGTGGTGTACCAAGAGGTGCGATAACGAGAGCGGGTGTTGGAAGAGGCCGAAAGATTCCCCCTCCGGTTGGTCGACGCCGGGGTCAAGGGGTTATCACTGGACTGGCAGCCCGAAAGACTGCAGCACTACAGAAAGGCATCAGTCCGCTCAACCGACCTGCTGTCAACCGGGTACTaagggcacactgtagcaaaacatgCATCAGAACCAAAATGAGCATCCCTTATTGGACAAGTTAAGATAATACCTCGCTGTTTCAAACTGTTTTCCTCTGTTTCATGCCTAGTTAACATGACCCTTGTTGGGATCAAAGAGGAGAGAGTTAGTTTCCAAAGAAGACCTTGCTCCTCTGTTCACCATCTCTATTTCCATTTTCTCTCTCAGAAGTTACAGCCCTTCAACAACCGATCGCGGCCCTTCAACAACCAATCACGGCCTTTTATCCAATCAGCCCAATACAGACAGATGCAAGGCCAAAGGAGgccgtacagacagacagacatacagagaggcCTCAACTCGACGAGACCCTTTCAGCAGCGGAGACGGTGAGGAAATAACATTGGTAGCATTACTCCTGGATGACTCCCCTCCATGGAATATCACTTCGTCACACTATCAGCCGGTCCCAGACCGCTATCTACCCCTTCTTCCTTTTGGTCCTAACCCTTCAATGTTTGTAGATCTGTATGTATTAAAGggccaatcagcagttgaaacaataacaaagtgttctccctgctactgttattagtaaacagctgagggatttGGGGTGAAGAAATGTAACCATTCTAAAATGCATACAGCTATGgctgcaaggactgaccatccattatatcaaaagtatagttttaaccatgtgttGAAGCTAtatggtgtttgtttacatttactttgtttacaaacattggagtaaaacaagcttatcttttgggttctgatggggtacgactgttgaactaagctcatgaggcctttataagttatattcaagAATCGATGGGTACATATAATTCATTTACAAGTCCAAAaaggatgtagcaactgcagatttccTCTTTAAGTAATGTGGGGAAGCGCCATATACACTGCTTATACTTATATAGGCCTATATAGATAGGCCTATCTGCAAATATCGAAGGGTTAACATCAAAGCAAAGGGGTAGGGAACAAATTGGGTCTGTCTACCGCTGAGAATCACTGCAGCGTTGTTCCAAGTGCTCTCCAATGACATTGCACAAACGAAGGACATCAGGAAACAATTCCATCTCCATTCCTAGACCAACCATCCATTTTGTCTTCTCCCTGTAGGCCCTTGCCCCCTGTCCAAACCCAGAGAGAAGCCCGCCAGGCCACGTTTCTCTTCCGCAGGGGCCTCAAGGTACACTCTATTGGCCCGTAGGTGTCTCTGACCGAATGcagacttttttttatttattggaCACAGTGCATGGAAAGTCCTGTCTTTGTCCCACCTGTACATTCTTCCATACTGCAGGTTCACACCCAGGTGCCGAAGCCGGCTTTAACCTCTATACCCCCTGCCCCAGTTAGAACTCGCCAGTGAGTATTTGacgtgtgtgtggatgggtgtgAGACTGTTAACACATTCTGACTGTCGCCTCTTGACAGACGGGATTCCACTCTATAATATAGTGCACCCTCATCATTCTTGAAGACTACACATCGAACCTTTGCTCTTCTTTATCCACAAGCCGTCTAaccgtatgtgtctgtctgtccaccaggTGGCGCACGTCAACAAACAGCAGTGGGATCCTGACCGTTTCCATCGACAACCCCACTGCCATGACACAGTCTGAGTGAGTCACATTATGAAGCCACACATACCACTATATGAGCAGAGGCTGACTAAATACATAGAGCCAGTAGTTACCATACCAAAGAACCTGATCATAACTAAGGGCCAGTAGTTATCATACCAAATAACCTGATATTAACTAAGGGCCAGTAGTTTTTCCTAGTCCGTTCAAGTGGTATGAGGACAGCAGGTAGTTAAGAACTTTgggccattaaccgaaaggttgctggttcgaatccccatgCTGGGTAGGTGAAGAATCTGTCTACGTGCCCTTGAGTATTGCCCTTAACCCTAACTGCTCCTGAAagttgctctgggtaagagcatctgctaaatgacgacaAATGTAAATACTCCTGGCCCTATATATACAGTGGCgaccaaatatattggcacccttggacTTTTCTTACATCATTCATTACttcttctaaaataagttgaaTAAGTCAGTTTGGCAAATTTCTGCCCTTCTAGTGCTGccatggtcaactgtaagtgctgttgtcaAATCTAATTTTGTtcgtcacatacacgtgattgaCAGCTGTAATTgtaggtgtagcgaaatgcttgtgaagtggaaacgtctaggagcaacaacggctcagccgcgaagtggtaggccacactagctcacagaacggggccgctgagtgctgaagcgcgtaaaaaaattgtctgtcctaccgagttccaaactgcctctggaagcaacgtcagcacaagaattgtttgtcgggagcttcatgaaatgggtttccatggccgagcagccgcacacaaacctaagatcaccatgcgcaatgccaagcaaatgctggagtgatgtaaagctgccgctattggactctggagcagtggaaacgcgttctcctgtgtgatgaatcacgcttcaccatctggcagtccgacggacaaatctgggtttggtatgccaggagaacaccacctgccccaatgcatatatttaaatgtaatctttatttaactaggcaagtcggttaaaaacaaattcttatttacaatgactgcctactccggccaaacccagacgatgctgggccaattgtgcacagacctatgggactcccaatcacggccagttgtgatacaccctggttcgattccaggctctataagcacctcaagcactgagatgcagtgccttagaccgctgcaccacttggaagccccctgtaaagtttggtggaggaggagttaatggtctgggactgtttttcatggtttgagctGGGCACATTACTTccagtggctgaatggaagcaagtccctgcagcaatttgataaattttacctttatttaactaggttagttaagaacaaattcttattttcaatgacggcctagggttaactgccttgttaactgccttgttcaggggcacaacgacatatttttaccttgtaagctcggggattcgatcttgcaaccttccggttactagtccaacgatctaaccgctaggctacctgccgccccaatgatccagcaatgttccaacatctagtggaaagccttcccagaagagtggaggctgttatagcagcaaaggggggaccaacaccATATTAATACCAAttattttggaattagatgtttgacaaacaggtgtccacatacttttggtcatgtggtgtaaCAAATTCTTCTTGTAGCAATCAATGAGCTTGCTGCACCTTTCTACTGGCAATTTGACCCACTTTTCAGCAGGAAGCTGCAAAAATTCCGTAATGTTTCAGGGATGCCCTCCACCTACTTTTTTAAGATCTCGCCATAGGTTTTGGATGCGATTCAGGTCTGGATTCTTCCCTGGCCACTCCAGGACAGTCCAGCTTTTCTTCTTGAACCACTCCATGGTGcttttgatgtgtgtttggggttgttgtcctgctggaagttcCACAACCTTCAACAGACACATTTTTTGACAGTGAGTTGAACATTGCACTTTAAACACCTTGATAATCTGCTGATTTCATGATGTCTTGCACACATTCAAGGCCCCCAATACTAGGCCCCAAAACTGTGTCTGTCTGAAGGTTGTGGAACTTCCAGCAGGAAAACAATCCCAAACAAATGTCAAAAGCACCCTAGAATGGTTCAAGAAGAAATGCTGGACTGTTCTGGAGTGGCCAGGGAAGAGTTCCAATCAGAATCATATCCATAACCTATGCTGCCGTTGTTACAAGCTCATTAATGGCTACAAGAAGCGTTTGTCTGCAGTTCTTGTCCAAAGCCTGTGCCACCAAGTACTAGCTccggggtgccaataattgtgtCCATTCATCTTTTATTTTCTCAATTCTAAACttacatttacaaaaataaaattgtTTCTGCAATGTAGTTTTAGAATAAATagggaattatttaagaaaagtgcatGGGTTCCATTATATTTTCGGCAACTGTCCATAACCACTCGCCATATTTTCTTCTCTGTTCTCCCAGGCCTCCCTGTGCTTGGTCCCTGCACCCCCCGGCCCCCACCAGCTCTGCCCCAGTCAAGATGAAGGTGGAAGAGGAGAAGAAAACGGAACCACCTAAAGGAGTCCCCTTGCAGTTTGACATCAACAGTGTGGGGAAACCGGTGAGAATAAGATAGAATTGGGCAATCATACAcaaaggcagcccaattctgatgttTTGGCACATTTTTGGCAAAAGAGCTAATCTGATTAGGTAAAatatcagaattaggctgcctgtgtaaacacaccCCAAGTTGTTTCAGATCATGTCCTCGGGAGCCTcaatgcacaaaacattaggaacagctgctctttccatgacagactgaccagttgaaagctatgatcccttattgatgtcatctgttaaagccacttcaatcagtgtagatgaaagggagaaagaagacgggttaaagaaggattaggccttgagacaattgagacatggattgtgtatgtgtgccattaagAGGGTGAATGAGTAAGACagaagattgaagtgccttttgaACAGTATGATagaaggtgccaggcacaccggtttgagtgtgtcaagaattgcaacattgctgggtttttccatgctcaacagtttcccatgtgtatcaagaatgatccaccaacCGAAGGACACctagccaacttgatacaactgtgggaagcattggagtcaatatgggccagcatccctgtggaatgctttcaacaccttgtggagtccatgccctgacaaattgaggctgttctgaggactaaaggagtgcaactcaatattagcaaggtgttcctaatgttttgtacactctgtataAATGTTATGAATGGTTGTTTGATGTAAAAAGTCTAACTCCCCCTAGTGGTTCAAGATCTAAGTCTCCCCTGTGAATTGGTGAATAGTGTCGTTCATTAGTGCACGCTGAAGCAAAAAGGTTAAAACGTGCAATGTTAACAAACTTATTGAAGTTCAGATAGTGTCTCCCTGATTCGGTCAGTTTGACTCCATTTCGTTTCTAGTGAACTGGACCcagttatactgtatgtacacaccATTATATGCAAATGTATTATATGTACACAAGTCagacttctctctgctaccacacggcaagtggtac is part of the Salmo trutta chromosome 31, fSalTru1.1, whole genome shotgun sequence genome and encodes:
- the LOC115170065 gene encoding UAP56-interacting factor — protein: MSNVGFSATRGITSGAPDKVDMSLDDIIRLNKKEQQARRPSPGNRRPLQKGKVFVQGRPVVARARGQTQRGGGVPRGAITRAGVGRGRKIPPPVGRRRGQGVITGLAARKTAALQKGISPLNRPAVNRKLQPFNNRSRPFNNQSRPFIQSAQYRQMQGQRRPYRQTDIQRGLNSTRPFQQRRRPLPPVQTQREARQATFLFRRGLKVHTQVPKPALTSIPPAPVRTRQWRTSTNSSGILTVSIDNPTAMTQSEPPCAWSLHPPAPTSSAPVKMKVEEEKKTEPPKGVPLQFDINSVGKPTAMTLNERFRILKDERVATAQTSKGSRFVTVG